In a genomic window of Allomeiothermus silvanus DSM 9946:
- a CDS encoding YpdA family putative bacillithiol disulfide reductase has translation MWDLIVVGAGPVGLAAAIEAKRAGLKAVVLERGTLLETIYRWPRETIFFSEAKNLEIGGHPFPAAGPKPTRREALQYYRRVAEVEGLEVRTYTEVTGIAGQEGNFTVLYQDREGEGRMSARFVLVATGYYGNPNRLGVPGENLPHVRYGIEETLPYWNRTVVVLGGSNSAVETALDLYRGGAKVTVVHREGEIRPSVKYWLKPDFENRVKEGSIRLLLNAEVREITPTEVKIVQRSKDAEPAAFSLRADFVVVLIGYRAVDRLLREAGARFAGEDDAPVLSKAFETSIPGLFVAGSAGFGNDTRTVFIENGREHAQIAVREIAQRLQVVPR, from the coding sequence ATGTGGGATCTGATTGTGGTGGGGGCCGGCCCGGTGGGGCTCGCTGCCGCCATCGAGGCCAAACGGGCCGGGCTCAAGGCCGTGGTGCTGGAAAGGGGCACCCTGCTCGAGACCATCTACCGCTGGCCGCGCGAGACCATATTTTTCAGCGAGGCCAAGAACCTCGAGATCGGTGGCCACCCCTTTCCGGCGGCAGGCCCCAAGCCTACCCGTCGCGAAGCCTTGCAGTACTATCGTCGGGTAGCGGAGGTGGAGGGGCTTGAGGTCCGTACCTATACCGAGGTGACGGGAATCGCCGGTCAAGAAGGGAATTTCACCGTTCTCTACCAGGACCGAGAGGGGGAGGGCAGGATGTCGGCCCGGTTTGTCTTGGTGGCCACTGGCTACTACGGCAATCCCAACCGGCTTGGCGTACCGGGCGAGAACCTGCCCCATGTCCGCTACGGGATCGAGGAGACCCTGCCTTACTGGAACCGCACGGTGGTAGTGCTCGGTGGGTCGAACAGCGCGGTGGAGACCGCCCTTGATCTATACCGGGGTGGGGCTAAGGTCACCGTCGTCCACCGCGAGGGGGAAATCCGCCCCAGTGTCAAGTACTGGCTCAAACCTGACTTCGAAAACCGGGTCAAGGAGGGTTCCATCCGACTCCTCCTGAACGCAGAGGTACGGGAGATTACCCCGACCGAAGTGAAGATCGTCCAACGTTCGAAGGATGCGGAGCCTGCGGCTTTCAGCCTGCGAGCAGACTTCGTGGTCGTGCTGATCGGATACCGGGCGGTAGACCGGCTCTTGCGGGAAGCGGGCGCCAGGTTCGCCGGGGAAGACGATGCTCCGGTGCTATCCAAGGCCTTCGAAACCTCGATTCCCGGCTTGTTTGTAGCGGGTAGTGCAGGCTTCGGCAACGACACCCGTACGGTCTTTATCGAAAATGGCCGGGAGCACGCCCAAATCGCGGTTAGAGAGATCGCTCAGCGGCTGCAGGTGGTGCCGCGATGA
- a CDS encoding TerC family protein has product MEWIANPEIWTALVTLTVLEIVLGVDNVIFISILAAKLPKEQQDRARQTGLLLAAGMRLLFLLAIGWIIGLKATLFTVLGKDISGKDIVLMLGGLFLIYKATKEIHEKLEGEEGHASARVAPTFAAVIGQILLLDLVFSIDSVITAVGMTPYVPVMMASVIVAVSIMLFASKSIYGFINRHPAVKMLALSFLLLIGVSLIAEGLGQKIPKGYIYFAIAFAVFTEWLNIRAGSRTKAKPVQLHQPYEHTKE; this is encoded by the coding sequence ATGGAGTGGATCGCTAACCCCGAAATCTGGACCGCGCTCGTCACGCTGACCGTGCTCGAGATCGTGCTAGGCGTGGATAATGTTATCTTTATCTCGATCCTGGCCGCGAAGCTGCCCAAGGAGCAGCAAGACCGCGCTCGCCAGACCGGGCTCTTGCTGGCTGCGGGCATGCGGCTGCTGTTCCTGCTGGCCATCGGCTGGATCATCGGCCTCAAGGCCACGCTCTTCACGGTGCTGGGGAAGGATATCTCCGGCAAGGACATCGTGCTGATGCTGGGCGGGCTCTTCCTGATCTACAAGGCCACCAAGGAGATTCACGAGAAACTCGAGGGCGAGGAGGGCCACGCCAGCGCCCGCGTCGCCCCCACCTTTGCCGCGGTGATCGGCCAGATCCTGCTGCTGGACCTGGTCTTTTCCATCGACTCGGTGATCACTGCGGTAGGCATGACCCCCTATGTGCCGGTGATGATGGCCTCGGTGATCGTGGCGGTGTCGATCATGCTCTTTGCCTCCAAGAGCATCTACGGCTTCATCAACCGCCACCCGGCGGTCAAGATGCTGGCGCTGTCCTTTTTGCTACTCATCGGCGTGAGCCTCATCGCCGAGGGGTTGGGCCAGAAGATCCCCAAGGGCTACATCTACTTCGCCATCGCCTTCGCGGTCTTCACCGAATGGCTCAACATCCGCGCCGGCAGCCGCACCAAGGCCAAGCCGGTGCAGCTTCACCAGCCCTACGAGCACACCAAGGAGTAG
- a CDS encoding MarR family winged helix-turn-helix transcriptional regulator produces the protein MDALRQELAQALWRLSEVAFADWTGQMTEMAQIHGLTLREINTLYELGVNESLKVSEVAARTGLSKAAASQMVERMVRQGLLERAENPANRREKQVRLSPQGRTITRQFDQAALEQIVKVLSRVPDEKIRPLLGAVNAVLEELETSPPGG, from the coding sequence GTGGACGCCCTACGGCAGGAGTTGGCCCAGGCCCTGTGGCGGCTGAGCGAGGTGGCCTTCGCCGACTGGACCGGGCAGATGACCGAGATGGCCCAGATCCACGGCCTCACCCTGCGCGAGATCAACACGCTCTACGAGTTGGGCGTGAACGAGTCGCTCAAGGTCTCCGAGGTCGCCGCGCGCACCGGGCTCTCCAAGGCGGCGGCCAGCCAGATGGTCGAGCGCATGGTGCGGCAGGGGCTGCTCGAGCGCGCCGAGAACCCCGCCAACCGCCGGGAGAAGCAGGTGCGGCTGAGCCCCCAGGGCCGCACGATCACCCGGCAGTTCGACCAGGCCGCCCTCGAGCAGATCGTCAAGGTGCTCTCGCGTGTCCCCGACGAAAAAATCCGGCCCCTCCTCGGGGCCGTGAACGCGGTGCTGGAGGAGCTCGAGACCAGCCCGCCCGGGGGGTAA
- a CDS encoding TCR/Tet family MFS transporter, protein MARSGLLVVLAILFVDVAGEGLVYPITPSFLQALGGGTVQEAARLYGWSLALYAALTLFFAPVWGMLSDRYGRKPVLLLSMAGAAAGNLLTALAPGLELYFLGRVVAGATSANLVVINAYLIDVSPPEQRARNFGLVGAVFGVGFVIGPALGGLVGDWGLRVPFWIVAGFSAFTFTLALTLLPESLKAEKRKRTLRWLEANPFGALAALGRYPLLRSLTWTILLNGLAMNMLVAVWIPYVAYRYGFGPAENGLTLAAFGLMTALGQGLVVPWLVPRLGERRAVVLGLVVSALSLVLYGLASAPWMLFAVLVVATLGAVDEPALQALISRSVRSDEQGTVQGALATVGSLMGVVGPVAGTYLFSRFIGPQAVAELPGAPFFAGAFCVALGLGIAYRALRRFDPRPSR, encoded by the coding sequence ATGGCGCGCTCCGGCCTGCTGGTGGTGCTGGCGATCCTGTTCGTGGACGTCGCGGGCGAGGGGCTGGTCTACCCCATCACGCCCAGCTTCCTGCAAGCCCTGGGCGGCGGCACCGTGCAGGAGGCGGCCCGCCTCTACGGCTGGTCGCTGGCCCTCTACGCGGCGCTCACCCTGTTCTTCGCCCCGGTGTGGGGAATGCTCTCCGACCGCTACGGGCGCAAACCCGTCCTGCTGCTGTCAATGGCGGGGGCGGCGGCGGGAAACCTGCTCACCGCGCTCGCGCCGGGCCTCGAGCTCTACTTCCTGGGCCGCGTCGTCGCGGGGGCCACCAGCGCCAACCTGGTGGTGATCAACGCCTACCTGATCGACGTCTCGCCCCCCGAGCAGCGGGCCCGCAACTTCGGCCTCGTCGGGGCCGTTTTCGGCGTCGGCTTCGTGATCGGGCCCGCGCTGGGCGGCCTGGTGGGCGACTGGGGCTTGCGGGTGCCGTTCTGGATCGTCGCGGGCTTCTCGGCCTTCACCTTCACGCTGGCCCTGACGCTGCTGCCCGAGTCGCTGAAGGCGGAAAAGCGCAAGCGAACGCTGCGCTGGCTCGAGGCCAACCCCTTCGGGGCGCTGGCCGCCCTGGGCCGGTACCCCCTGCTGCGCTCGCTGACCTGGACCATCCTGCTCAACGGCCTGGCGATGAACATGCTGGTCGCGGTGTGGATCCCCTACGTCGCCTACCGCTACGGCTTCGGCCCCGCCGAGAACGGCCTCACCCTGGCGGCCTTCGGGCTGATGACCGCCCTGGGGCAGGGGCTGGTGGTGCCCTGGCTGGTCCCGAGGCTGGGGGAACGGCGGGCCGTCGTGCTGGGCCTGGTCGTGAGCGCGCTCAGCCTCGTGCTCTACGGCCTCGCCAGCGCCCCCTGGATGCTCTTCGCGGTGCTGGTGGTCGCCACGCTGGGCGCGGTGGACGAGCCCGCGCTGCAGGCCCTCATCAGCCGCAGCGTCCGGTCCGACGAGCAGGGGACCGTGCAGGGCGCTTTGGCGACCGTCGGCAGCCTGATGGGCGTCGTGGGCCCGGTGGCGGGCACCTACCTCTTCAGCCGCTTCATCGGGCCGCAGGCGGTGGCGGAGCTGCCCGGCGCCCCCTTCTTCGCCGGGGCCTTCTGCGTGGCACTCGGCTTAGGGATTGCCTACCGCGCGCTGCGCCGTTTCGACCCCCGGCCCAGCCGGTAA
- the fumC gene encoding class II fumarate hydratase, whose translation MNYRIEKDTMGPIEVPDSALWGAQTQRSIQNFPIGTERFKMPRAIIRALGILKKAAALANAELGELPRDKAELIVRAADEVIAGKLDEHFPLVVFQTGSGTQSNMNANEVIANRAIQLAGGVLGSKDPIHPNDDVNRGQSSNDTFPTAMHIAVVEELHRQLYPNVKKLRDTLAAKAEAYKDVVKVGRTHLQDATPITLGQEIGSWVAQIDYGLEQVRHAEQGLYELAIGGTAVGTGLNAHPQFGDLCAAYIAKETGFPFVSAKNKFAALAAHDALVTTSAALRTLAGALFKMANDVRWLASGPRNGIGELLIPENEPGSSIMPGKVNPTQSEAMTMVCVQVFGNDTAVAFAGSQGNFQLNVYKPVMVYNVLTSIQLLGDACSAFNDHCAVGIEPNLPRIKENLEKNLMLVTALNRHIGYDKAAQIAKKAHKEGTSLKEAALALGYLTEEEFDRWVNPLEMTRPSAQT comes from the coding sequence ATGAACTACCGCATCGAGAAAGACACCATGGGCCCCATCGAAGTGCCAGATAGCGCTCTGTGGGGAGCTCAGACCCAGCGTAGCATCCAAAATTTTCCCATCGGCACCGAACGCTTCAAGATGCCCCGGGCGATTATCCGCGCTTTGGGCATCCTCAAGAAAGCCGCGGCTTTGGCCAACGCCGAGTTGGGCGAGTTGCCGCGCGATAAGGCCGAGCTTATCGTGAGGGCTGCCGATGAAGTCATCGCCGGCAAGCTTGACGAACACTTCCCGCTGGTGGTCTTCCAAACTGGCTCCGGCACCCAGAGCAACATGAACGCCAACGAGGTGATCGCCAACCGGGCCATCCAGCTAGCGGGCGGGGTGCTGGGCTCCAAAGATCCCATCCACCCCAACGACGACGTGAACCGGGGGCAGTCTTCCAACGACACCTTCCCCACCGCCATGCACATCGCGGTGGTGGAGGAGCTGCACCGCCAGCTCTACCCCAATGTGAAGAAGCTGCGCGACACCCTAGCCGCCAAAGCCGAGGCTTACAAGGACGTGGTCAAGGTGGGCCGCACCCACTTGCAAGACGCCACCCCCATCACGCTGGGCCAGGAGATCGGCAGCTGGGTGGCGCAGATCGACTACGGCCTCGAGCAAGTCCGCCACGCTGAGCAGGGGCTCTACGAACTGGCCATCGGCGGTACGGCGGTAGGCACCGGCCTCAACGCCCACCCCCAGTTTGGCGACCTCTGCGCAGCCTATATCGCCAAGGAGACCGGCTTCCCCTTCGTCTCGGCCAAGAACAAGTTCGCCGCGCTCGCCGCCCACGACGCTTTGGTAACCACCAGCGCCGCGCTGCGCACCCTGGCCGGGGCCCTTTTCAAGATGGCCAACGATGTACGCTGGCTAGCCTCCGGGCCACGGAACGGTATTGGAGAGTTGCTCATCCCCGAGAACGAGCCCGGTTCCTCGATCATGCCCGGCAAGGTCAACCCCACCCAGTCCGAGGCTATGACCATGGTCTGTGTACAGGTCTTCGGCAACGACACCGCAGTGGCCTTTGCGGGCAGCCAGGGCAACTTCCAGCTCAACGTCTACAAGCCGGTGATGGTGTATAACGTCCTCACCAGCATCCAGCTTCTGGGCGATGCTTGCTCGGCCTTCAACGACCACTGCGCGGTAGGCATCGAACCCAACCTGCCCCGCATCAAGGAAAACCTGGAGAAAAACCTGATGCTGGTCACTGCGCTCAACCGCCACATCGGCTATGACAAGGCCGCCCAGATTGCCAAAAAAGCCCACAAGGAGGGAACTAGCCTCAAGGAAGCCGCGCTGGCCCTGGGCTATCTCACCGAGGAAGAGTTCGACCGCTGGGTGAACCCGCTGGAGATGACCCGCCCCAGTGCCCAAACGTGA
- a CDS encoding superoxide dismutase: MAYPFKVPERPYAADALEPHIDTKTMEVHYQGHHVAYVNNLNAALEKHPELHSWELEDLLRRINEVPEDIRTAVRNNGGGHHNHTLFWDILTPGGAKEPTGKLAEAINATFGSFDEFKKQLTQAGVTRFGSGWAWLVKDKAGKLKIYSTANQDSPLMEGDTPLLGIDVWEHAYYLKYQNRRPEYLAAIWNVINWDKVAERF; encoded by the coding sequence ATGGCTTATCCCTTCAAGGTGCCGGAACGCCCGTATGCCGCAGATGCCCTCGAGCCCCACATCGACACTAAAACCATGGAGGTGCACTACCAGGGCCACCACGTGGCCTACGTCAACAACCTCAACGCTGCTTTGGAGAAGCACCCCGAACTCCACAGCTGGGAGCTAGAAGACCTGCTGCGCCGGATCAACGAGGTGCCCGAGGACATCCGCACCGCCGTGCGCAACAACGGGGGCGGCCACCACAACCATACCCTCTTCTGGGATATCCTCACTCCCGGCGGTGCCAAGGAACCCACCGGCAAGCTGGCTGAGGCCATTAACGCCACCTTTGGCAGCTTCGACGAATTCAAGAAGCAACTGACCCAAGCCGGGGTCACCCGCTTCGGCTCGGGCTGGGCCTGGCTGGTGAAGGATAAGGCAGGTAAGCTGAAAATCTACAGCACCGCCAACCAGGACTCCCCCCTCATGGAAGGCGACACCCCTCTCCTGGGCATTGACGTGTGGGAGCACGCTTACTACCTCAAGTACCAAAACCGCCGGCCCGAATATCTGGCGGCGATCTGGAACGTGATCAACTGGGATAAGGTAGCCGAGCGCTTCTAA
- a CDS encoding carboxypeptidase-like regulatory domain-containing protein, with amino-acid sequence MKTLGKTLAVSGLLLALAACGGGGGGPVTISVNGKVLDSSGNPVSGANILLNGSNLKTTGADGTFSYTSVTTPYSLTVQTGTNIWEYRGLTRANPQIGGSGVYSASVAGAVTGPTFPLPAGQGILVSGTGAFGFIPANSTTGSYSGNIVWFGSSSKTTDLVALHLKVAGSAITDYLQLGKRTGVTLNAGVGQTGLNIPLNTAVPSTTTTFTLTTGAYSNSPSSGLIYIKAGGAMFIVPGLSVSSGTSVKIPSEGAGFIASGKDADGNTVAAIVPANTTGSSNVTLPAATVLKNSLPAAGATGVDKRPTLSWTPVSGVGLYTLTLSGAGKTYTLYVPASAGASLQLPDYSVLGASLTGSTVYSWGVEAFQGFAASSDDLTNPDGSNLELSALLSNTPIFVFGSKNTNFTTVP; translated from the coding sequence ATGAAAACGTTAGGGAAAACCTTAGCGGTATCCGGTTTATTGCTGGCTCTGGCCGCCTGTGGGGGAGGCGGGGGCGGCCCGGTGACGATCAGCGTAAACGGTAAGGTGCTCGATTCTTCAGGGAACCCGGTTTCCGGAGCAAACATCCTGCTCAATGGAAGCAACCTCAAAACCACGGGGGCGGATGGAACTTTTAGCTATACCAGCGTGACCACCCCCTATAGCCTCACTGTTCAAACCGGGACGAATATCTGGGAGTACCGGGGGCTCACTCGGGCCAATCCGCAGATCGGCGGTAGCGGCGTCTATAGCGCCTCGGTGGCGGGAGCCGTGACCGGGCCAACTTTCCCCTTGCCTGCAGGGCAGGGGATCTTGGTTTCCGGTACCGGAGCCTTTGGCTTTATTCCGGCTAACTCCACCACCGGCAGTTACTCGGGCAACATCGTCTGGTTTGGCTCCAGTAGCAAGACCACCGATCTTGTTGCCTTGCATCTCAAAGTAGCGGGGAGTGCGATTACCGACTACCTGCAACTCGGCAAGCGAACGGGGGTCACGCTCAACGCGGGGGTCGGGCAGACCGGCCTCAACATCCCCCTCAATACTGCGGTTCCCAGCACTACTACCACCTTTACTCTGACCACCGGGGCTTACAGCAACAGTCCGAGTTCCGGCCTCATCTACATCAAGGCGGGTGGAGCGATGTTTATCGTACCTGGGCTGTCAGTCTCGAGCGGAACTTCGGTCAAAATCCCGAGCGAAGGGGCGGGCTTTATCGCTAGCGGAAAGGATGCCGATGGCAATACTGTGGCAGCGATCGTTCCGGCTAATACCACGGGTTCCAGCAATGTTACGCTTCCCGCCGCTACCGTGCTGAAAAACAGCTTGCCTGCCGCCGGGGCTACCGGCGTGGATAAGCGCCCCACCCTTTCCTGGACGCCGGTATCGGGGGTTGGCCTGTATACGCTAACGCTTTCCGGAGCGGGAAAAACCTACACTTTGTATGTGCCTGCTTCGGCGGGAGCCAGCCTTCAGTTGCCGGATTACAGCGTGCTAGGGGCCAGCCTCACCGGGTCCACCGTGTATAGCTGGGGGGTCGAGGCTTTCCAGGGGTTCGCCGCGAGCAGCGACGACTTGACCAACCCAGATGGCTCGAACCTGGAACTGAGCGCGTTGCTTAGCAATACCCCAATCTTCGTTTTCGGTTCCAAGAACACCAACTTTACCACGGTTCCTTGA
- a CDS encoding ATP-binding protein: MKPYLSLLGPPTLTVRGKVTELPQRKAVALAAYLATRREPVERSVLAGLLWEGDEEAARRNLRQELFRLKGSALEPLLEQTPQTLALGEVDTDLEAFLGHLARGEWAKAAGIWRGGFLPGFEVRGGEAFLDWLLPEQERWQSLYREAMLGWARSREAAGAYQEALEIYQRMLEADPYQEQEQQAVMRLYALLGETPAALRQYEGYREVLRREFGVEPSLQTQALYRRLRQGKPLAEAEGWLLPRGLSEPPLVGRAEDWMWLEANLRSGVLLLVTGEPGVGKSRLTQEFSRRRGRMLTVRQRESGRGLGFSGFIEAIRVALEQGWSPAGLDAAWRDQLTWLVPELLSKPEASFRRESREGLLRGAGQVRYLKTRPLTSRSAKSHLFEALARFVQDWVGPGGILLWEDVHWADESSLEFLPYLVQRSGGLGYMVLATARPEEQYPAQLRAVLQELKAEQAVKTHPLRNLEMAEVLELIRQLSGQESGGSLFSERLYQSTGGNPFFLLETLRFLFEQGLLRVGEGSWHTPYDAFTADYRELPVPPSVQGAVLSRFQRLTEEVAGTLSTREQALSVAQALALADQPLSLEALRDLLAEESPSDNALLAALDQLVQAGLVRAGSDSPGGVRFSLSHELSRQAILAAMPETTRMRFHARFAELLRISGAAPERLAPHLHLAGRPREAGQAYLQAARAARSGPLAAQALSYYAEARSLLGESLNPADSFALLAEIAELKLTLGENPRREVRQMNPLAAELGKAAQYRLRLLETNAAVLTGVVEEGIVSARQALELAENPLERGQVLFRLAWLEYRGGDPDAQLEPLEQAIQAFHEAGERSLEAQAIRNLSGYWLRLGQIEAFEAAYGEALRLAEATQDRYLLRRLMADRANVDWVMGRYGQSLAEGERLLAEARQTGDLWAVWDALQVQALNASVLGLDEGLEQALRDSLKEAEAAGAWRDRAVLRSDLGAGLMAINRLAEAREHLSIALRELQELGERARLGHTLFALGWTLLDSGEPELAEAYLSEAADLWRERKEWRHRARSLAALALARLRYGNRAKAREAAQEAMHYLEDWAKGLFDLPLVLYAYARALGDREGRPYLVRSQKVMHELAATLEPALRERLLANRFVAHALSKSNNGGITGI, translated from the coding sequence ATGAAGCCCTACCTCAGCCTACTCGGCCCGCCAACCCTCACTGTCAGGGGAAAGGTCACTGAACTACCCCAGCGCAAGGCAGTGGCCTTGGCGGCCTACCTGGCTACCCGGCGGGAGCCGGTGGAGCGTTCGGTCTTGGCTGGGCTTTTGTGGGAGGGGGACGAGGAGGCGGCACGGAGAAATCTGCGGCAGGAACTCTTCCGGCTCAAGGGTTCTGCGCTCGAGCCCTTGCTCGAACAGACCCCTCAAACCCTCGCTTTGGGCGAGGTAGATACCGACCTCGAGGCTTTTTTGGGTCACCTGGCGCGGGGTGAGTGGGCGAAGGCGGCGGGAATCTGGCGAGGAGGGTTCTTACCGGGATTCGAAGTGCGGGGGGGTGAGGCTTTTTTGGACTGGCTCTTGCCCGAACAGGAACGCTGGCAGAGTCTGTACCGCGAGGCCATGCTGGGCTGGGCCCGTAGCCGGGAGGCTGCCGGAGCCTACCAGGAAGCGCTGGAGATCTATCAGCGGATGCTGGAGGCCGATCCTTACCAAGAGCAAGAGCAGCAGGCAGTGATGCGGCTCTACGCCCTTTTGGGCGAGACTCCGGCGGCGCTGCGGCAGTACGAGGGTTACCGCGAGGTACTGCGCCGGGAGTTCGGAGTAGAACCCTCCTTACAGACGCAGGCCCTGTATCGTCGCTTGCGCCAAGGCAAACCCCTGGCCGAGGCGGAGGGTTGGCTACTGCCCCGCGGGTTGAGCGAGCCGCCGCTGGTGGGCCGGGCCGAGGACTGGATGTGGCTCGAGGCTAACCTGCGCTCAGGGGTGTTGCTTTTAGTGACCGGTGAACCCGGGGTGGGGAAGAGCCGCTTGACCCAGGAGTTTTCCCGGCGGCGAGGCCGAATGCTCACTGTGCGGCAGCGCGAGAGCGGCCGGGGGCTTGGCTTTAGCGGTTTCATTGAGGCGATACGGGTAGCGCTCGAGCAGGGCTGGAGTCCGGCCGGGCTGGATGCCGCTTGGCGGGACCAGCTGACCTGGCTGGTCCCCGAGTTGCTCAGCAAACCCGAAGCGTCCTTTCGCCGAGAGAGCCGGGAGGGGTTGCTTCGCGGTGCTGGCCAGGTGAGGTACCTCAAAACTCGTCCCCTTACCTCCCGCTCAGCCAAGTCGCATCTCTTCGAGGCCTTGGCCCGCTTCGTGCAGGACTGGGTGGGGCCGGGTGGGATCTTGCTGTGGGAAGATGTACACTGGGCCGACGAGTCCAGCCTGGAGTTTTTACCCTACCTGGTGCAGCGTTCGGGGGGGTTAGGGTATATGGTGCTGGCGACGGCTCGCCCCGAAGAGCAGTACCCGGCCCAACTGCGGGCTGTCCTCCAGGAACTCAAGGCCGAGCAGGCGGTGAAGACCCACCCCTTGCGTAACCTCGAGATGGCCGAGGTGCTGGAGCTGATCCGCCAACTCTCGGGCCAAGAATCGGGGGGAAGCCTCTTCTCCGAGCGGCTGTACCAGAGCACCGGGGGAAACCCTTTTTTCCTGCTCGAGACCTTACGTTTTTTGTTTGAGCAGGGGCTCTTGCGGGTAGGAGAGGGCAGCTGGCACACCCCTTACGACGCCTTCACCGCCGACTACCGCGAACTCCCGGTCCCGCCCAGCGTACAAGGGGCGGTGTTGAGCCGGTTTCAGCGCCTTACGGAGGAGGTCGCAGGGACTCTGTCAACGCGTGAACAGGCCCTATCGGTCGCTCAGGCGTTGGCCCTAGCTGACCAGCCGCTTAGCCTCGAGGCCCTGCGGGATTTGCTTGCGGAGGAGTCGCCATCGGACAACGCTCTGCTGGCAGCGCTGGACCAGCTGGTGCAGGCCGGATTGGTTCGGGCCGGATCGGATTCGCCAGGCGGGGTGAGATTCAGCCTAAGCCACGAGCTTTCCCGCCAAGCCATTCTGGCTGCGATGCCCGAGACCACCCGGATGCGCTTTCATGCACGCTTCGCCGAGCTATTGCGGATCTCCGGAGCAGCTCCTGAGCGCTTAGCTCCCCACCTGCACCTGGCAGGCCGACCGCGTGAGGCGGGCCAGGCCTATCTCCAAGCGGCGCGCGCGGCTCGCTCGGGGCCGCTGGCCGCGCAGGCCCTTAGCTACTATGCCGAAGCCCGGAGCCTGCTTGGGGAGAGCCTCAACCCGGCAGACTCCTTCGCATTGCTGGCCGAGATCGCCGAACTTAAGCTGACCTTGGGGGAGAATCCTCGGCGCGAAGTACGCCAGATGAACCCGCTGGCCGCCGAGCTGGGCAAAGCGGCCCAGTACCGGCTGCGCCTTTTGGAAACGAACGCAGCGGTGTTGACCGGGGTCGTGGAGGAGGGTATCGTCTCGGCTCGGCAGGCCCTCGAGCTAGCCGAGAACCCCCTCGAGCGAGGTCAGGTGCTGTTTCGGCTGGCCTGGCTGGAGTACCGGGGCGGCGACCCCGACGCTCAGCTCGAGCCCTTAGAACAAGCCATTCAAGCTTTTCATGAGGCGGGCGAAAGGAGCCTAGAGGCCCAAGCCATACGAAACCTTTCCGGTTACTGGTTGCGGCTGGGCCAGATTGAGGCCTTCGAAGCAGCTTACGGCGAGGCGTTGCGGTTGGCCGAGGCGACCCAGGATCGCTATCTGCTGCGTCGGCTGATGGCTGACCGGGCCAATGTGGACTGGGTGATGGGGCGTTACGGCCAGAGCCTGGCGGAGGGTGAGCGCCTTTTGGCCGAAGCCCGCCAGACCGGAGACCTCTGGGCGGTGTGGGATGCCTTGCAGGTGCAAGCCCTCAATGCCAGCGTGTTGGGGCTCGATGAGGGGCTCGAGCAGGCCCTTCGGGATTCACTTAAGGAGGCCGAGGCAGCCGGGGCCTGGCGCGACCGGGCGGTGCTGCGGAGTGACCTGGGGGCTGGCCTGATGGCGATCAACCGCCTGGCCGAAGCCCGCGAACACCTCTCCATCGCCCTGCGCGAACTTCAGGAACTCGGCGAACGAGCCCGCTTGGGGCATACCCTTTTCGCCTTAGGGTGGACCCTCCTGGATTCGGGAGAGCCCGAATTGGCCGAGGCTTACCTAAGCGAAGCCGCCGACTTGTGGAGGGAGCGCAAAGAGTGGCGCCACCGGGCCCGCTCGCTAGCGGCTTTGGCGTTGGCCCGCTTGCGCTACGGGAACCGCGCCAAAGCCCGCGAGGCCGCCCAGGAGGCCATGCACTACCTCGAGGACTGGGCCAAGGGGCTTTTCGACCTGCCGCTGGTGCTCTACGCCTACGCCCGCGCCCTGGGCGACCGCGAGGGGCGGCCCTACTTGGTCCGCAGTCAGAAGGTGATGCACGAACTGGCGGCGACGCTCGAGCCCGCCCTGCGCGAGCGCTTGCTGGCTAACCGCTTCGTAGCGCACGCCCTGAGTAAGTCCAATAACGGTGGCATAACGGGGATTTAA